The region AAATCCAAAATGGCTTGCGGGTAATCGCACAAGATTTGCCGCTTGGGGGATAAGCGGTTGGCGCGCCAGAATTGTTGCAGATGCTTGCTGCTGCCGGATACGCCCGACATTTCGATCCAGGTGTAGTTTTCCAGGCTTTTCGGATTGGCGCGGATGGCGGCTTCTTCGCCTTGCGGGCAAATCAGCGAGTAAGACAGATTTTGCAGAAACAGGCTGCAAATGCCGCGTTGGTTGATGTTGCCCAAGAAAAAACCGCCGTGTAGCGTTTTATTTTGAATGCGCGAGAGAATCTCGCCGCTCATGCCGTATTGAATATGCAGGCGGGTATTGGGGGCGTTTTGGTTGATGAGGGCGGTCAGGTTGGCGAGCTTGGTGGAATCAATCGGGTGGATAATGCCCAATTGGGTTTCTTCGGTGAAATCTTGCGCCAGTGTTTTGGCGAATTGTTCGAGCTTGTGTTTGTGTTGCAGCAAGGCTTCGGCTTCGGGTAGGAATACTTCGCCCGCGCGGGTAAGCGTCATGCCGTTGCTGGTGCGGTTGAAAAGCGGGGTGCCCAAGTCGTTTTCAATGGCTTTGATTTGGGCGGAAACGGCAGGTTGTGAGAGAAGAAGACGTTCGGCCGCTTGGGTCAGGTTGCCTTGATGCGCGACGGTCACAAAGGATTTTAATTGGTTGATGTCCATTTTTCCGGTTTTGTTTTGTTTTCTTATTAATCGGTTTTTAACATAATTTTGCCTTTTCTGAAAGTCAAAACAGGCTATTAAACCAATGCGTTCAGTAAACATTATCAATAAATCGGATAGCAGCTATCAGAAAATAAGATTTGTTTCCTTGTTCAGACGGCCTTTTAACAGGCGGCGGTTTGCTGTTGGAGGAGAATTATAGTGAATCCACTTTAAAATAGTACGGCGTTGGTTCGCCCAGCCGTATTATCTATACTGTTTTCGGCTGGCCGCCTTGTCCTATTTTAAAGTGAATCCACTATAAATACGCAGGCGGCATATTGGCGTTGGCTTGATGAATCAATCGGGCCGGCGGCATCAGCGATGCGGTTGAAGGCAGTGCAGTCGGCCGGTTCGCCGGACAATGCTCCTTCGCGCGCGTCTTCAAACGGTGTGGCTTTATTGTCGATTTCGCCGATGTCGCGAAGCAGCATTTTTACGGCACGGTTAATATCAACTTCGGGCAGGGCGAAACGCTGCATGGTCAAATAAAGCGATTTGCCAACTGTGGCGTGGTATCTCCGATAGAGCAAGGCCGTCTGAAAATGCTTTCAGACGGCCTTTAATTGGCTTTAGTTAAGCGACTTGGGTTTGGTGTTCGTCGCCGTTGCGCCCGCGGATTCCGCCCAGGCGGTAAACGGTTTCACCTTGTTCGCGCAAGAATGCGGCCACTGCTTCGGCGTCTTCTTTGGCGACAATCACGACCATGCCGATGCCGCAGTTGAAGGTGCGGTACATCTCCTGCGTTTCAACGTTGCCTGCCTGTTGCAGCCATTGGAAGAGTTTCGGCAATGTCCATGAAGCGGCATCGATTTGGGCGACGGTGTTTTGCGGCAAAACGCGCGGTACGTTTTCGGTAATGCCGCCGCCGGTGATGTGCGCCATGCCTTTGATGGTGAATTGTTGCAAGGCGGCTAAAATCGGTTTCACATACAGACGGGTCGGGGCGATGATGGCTTCGCGCAGGGTTCTGCCGTTGTCGAATTCGGCATCTAAATCGGGATTGTCGCGCTCGATGATTTTGCGGATCAGGGAATAGCCGTTGGAATGTGCGCCGTTGGAAGCCAAGCCCAACACGACATCGCCTTCGGCAATGCTGCGGCCGTTAATCACACGGTCTTTTTCAACCACGCCGACGGCAAAACCGGCCAAATCGTATTCGCCTTCGGGATACATGCCCGGCATTTCGGCGGTTTCGCCGCCAATCAGGGCGCAACCGGATTCTTCGCAACCTTGGGCAATGCCTTTAATCACGTCGGTGGCTCGGGCGACATCGAGTTTGCCGCAGGCGAAATAGTCTAAGAAAAACAGCGGCTCTGCACCTTGAACGAGAATGTCGTTTACGCTCATCGCTACCAAATCGATACCGACGGTATCGTGTTTGTCCCAATCAAACGCCAGTTTCAGTTTGGTGCCGACACCGTCGGTGCCGCTGACCAAAACCGGGTTTTGGTATTTTTTGCCGATTTCGACCAATGCGCCGAAACCGCCCAAGTCGCCCAACACTTCAGGACGCATGGTTCGTTTGGCAAAGGGTTTGATGTTTTCAACCAGTTGGTCGCCTGCATCGATATCGACGCCTGCATCTCGGTAGCTTAATGAAGTGCTCATGCGGGTAATTCCTTGTGTAAGGTATGGGACGAAATAATTGCGCGCTATTTTACCTTATTTTGCGCAATTTGGCGTGGCTATGTCGGCAAAATTTTGCTGATTTTGTAAACAATCGCCAAGCGGCTTTCGTGCGGCGCATTTCTTTATTCTACATTCAGACGGCCTCTGTTATACTTTAGCCCGTCTGGATGTTTATGAACGGTTTAACCCATGTATCAAAAGAAACCGCGCGGCTATAAGCCGTGGATTATCATGACCGTGGTTTTGGTCTTGCTGGTATGGTTGCTTTATGCGCTCGGTAATATTCTCACGCCGTTTATTGTGGCGGCGGTGTTGGCTTATGTGCTCAATCCGATGGTGGAATGGTTGCAGCGCAAGCGTTTCAAGCGCGGCATCGCTTCGATGATTGTGATGATTTCCGCGTTGGCAGTGTTGCTGGCCTTGCTGCTGATTATTATTCCGATGTTAATCGGTCAGTTTAACAATTTAATCGGGCGCTTGCCGCAGATAGTCGATTTTATGCAAAACACACTCTTGCCGTGGGCGGAACGTGTCGGCGGCGGTTTTATCGACTTTGACACGGAATCGTTGATTGCTTGGGTACAATCGAACACAGGCGAATTGAGCAACACGCTCAAATCGGTGATGCCGACTTTAATGAAACAAAGCAGTAATGTGGTAATCGGCTTGACCAATTTAATGCTGCTGCCGTTTTTGTTGTATTACTTCCTGCTTGATTGGAAACGTTGGTCTTACGGTATCAGCGCCTTAGTGCCGCGCCGATTTATCGACAGCTACACGCGCATTACCAATAATATGGATCGCGTGCTTGGGGAGTTTTTGCGCGGCCAGCTGATGGTGATGCTGATTATGAGCTTGGTATACGGCATTGGCTTGATGTTGGTCGGTTTGGATTCAGGATTTGCCATCGGTATGATTGCCGGTATTTTGGTGTTTGTGCCTTATTTGGGTGCGTTTACCGGTCTGTTGTTGGCAACGATTGCGGCGGTGCTGCAGTTTGGCTCGTGGCCGGGATTGTTGATGGTGTGGGGCGTGTTTGCAGTGGGGCAATTCTTAGAGAGTTTCTTTATTACTCCGCAAATCGTCGGCGATCGCATTGGTTTGTCACCATTTTGGGTGATTTTTTCACTGATGGCATTCGGCCAGTTGATGGGTTTTGTCGGCATGTTAATCGGCTTGCCTTTGGCCGCGATTACGCTGGTGTTGGTGCGTGAAGGCGTGATCAATTATTTCGACAGCCATTTTTATAAACATAAATAAACACGTGTTAATCAGGCCGTCTGAAAGCGATTTTCCAGACGGCCTTTTATTGCATTTTTTACCGATAACCGTTAAGCTGAACCCGCCTGATATTCAACGGAGAACATTATGCTGGCAGTAATCGGCGGAAGCGGCTTCACCAAGCTGCCCCAATTGAGCATTACCGATCGCCGAATTGTGCGCACGCCTTATGGTTTGACCAGCAGCCCTTTGCTGTTTGGCAAGCTCGGCAGCCAAGACATTATGTTTTTGGCACGACACGGTTTCGGCCACACCATCGCCCCGCATGAAATCAACTACCGCGCCAACATTTGGGCATTGCATTCCATTGGCGCGCAAGACATTATTTCCGTGGCTTCCGTGATCAGCATTAATGAAGCCTTGGAAAGCGGCAGCTTGGTGATGCCGCATGATTTGATTGACTACACCCACGGCCGTGGGGCGACCTTTTTTGAAGGGCAGGAAAAACCGGTCGTCCACACCGATTTCACCTCGCCTTATACCCAAAGCCTGCAGGCAAAATTAATTGTCCATGCGCAAGCCCATGATACGCCGGTTTACCGCAAAGCCGTATATGGTTGTTTACAAGGCCCGCGCTGGCCGACCCGTGCCGAAATCAACCGCTACCGCCAAGACGGTGTTGATGTTTTGGGCATGACCGGTATGCCCGAGGCTATTTTGGCACGTGAATTAGACATGAACTACGTGCATTTTTGCGGCATCATCGGCATGAGTTGCATTGGAGAAGGCGCGAACCAAGACGGCTGCGTGATTGATTCGCACCAATCCATTGAAAAAATCCGCCGGTTATTGGTTGATTTGTAAATCAGTTTCAGGCTGTCCGAAAATTTATCATTGATTCAATCCGCAGGCCGTCCGAATGTTTCAGACGGCCTGCTTTAAGTAAAAGAAAGCGACACATGACCGAATCTACTTTAGCCACCGTAACCATCGGTTTAGTATCTGCCAGCGACCGCGCCAGTAGCGGCGTGTATGCGGACGAGGGCATTCCTGCATTGAAAGACTGGCTGGAAAATGCGGTGGAAAATCCGATTCATTTTGTCGAAGCCCTGATTCCCGACGAGCAAAACGAAATCGAAAAGGCCTTGAAAACCATGGCCGATGAGCAGCAATGTGATGTCGTGTTCACCACCGGCGGCACCGGCCCCGCACCGCGCGATGTCACGCCCGAAGCCACGTTAAATGTAGTCGAAAAAGAAATGCCGGGCTTCGGAGAACAAATGCGCCAAATCAGTCTGTATTATGTGCCGACTGCCATTTTATCGCGCCAAACCGCCGGCATTCGCGGAAAAACCTTAATCGTCAATCTTCCCGGCCGCCCCAAAGCCATCGCCGAAACACTCGGCGGTGTGCGCGGCGAGAATGGCGAGGTTAAGGTGCACGGCTTATTCAGCGCGATTCCGTATTGCGTCGACTTAATCGGCGGCGCATTTATCGAAACCGATGAAACGGTGAGCAAAGCTTTCCGTCCTAAGCAGAAATAATGAAAAAGCACATCAAAGGCCGTCCGAAAGCGATTCAGACGGCCTTTGATTTGAATCAAACGACATGTATGATTTCTATATTGGATAAGAATATTTATTTGCAGCGGACAGTTGATAAAATTTGATTATGATTTAAATTCTATTTTCACCAAATCAATTGGATAAATGTGATTTCATTATCAACGCCGCATGATTGGCAAACGGCCGTCTGAAACGGTCGGCAATATTGCAATGAAAACCTACCGGCAGCCTCTAGGCATGGGTTATGAGTTGCAGTATGATGTTTGGCGGTGTAAAAGAATTTTAAAAATTTTCCTGTTAAGTCAGGCTGTTTGGCATTTTACCTTGAATATTTTACCTTAATCGGAGCAGACATTATGTTGACTCAAACCCAGCAGGTCGATTTGACCCTTCGGCACTTAAAAGAGCGTGTATTGACGATTTACACGCCCGAGCAGCGTGCAAGCATTGAGCGTTCGGAAGATTGGCAAAAATTCAGCGAGCGTTTGCAAACGCATTTTCCGAGATTGATGTATGAGTTGGATAGTGTTTATGGCAACAATGAAGCCGTTCTGCCGATGCTGGAGCAATTGTTTGCCCAAGCATGGCAAAGCTATTCGCAACGCGCCAAACCACTGAAACAAACCGATGCGGCACGTGAAGCCGATCCTGATTGGATTTTGTCGAATAAGCAAGTTGGCGGCGTGTGTTATGTCGATTTGTTCGCCGGAGATTTGCAGGGTTTGAAAGCAAAAATCCCTTATTTCAAAGAATTGGGGCTGACTTATCTGCACTTGATGCCACTGTTTAAATGTCCGGAAGGCAAGAGCGACGGTGGCTATGCCGTGAGCAGCTACCGCGATGTCAATCCTGCTTTGGGCACAATTGACGATTTGCGCAGTGTGATTGCGGCCTTACATGAAGCCGGTATTTCTGCTGTGGTGGATTTCATTTTCAACCATACCTCAAACGAGCATCATTGGGCGGTAGAATGCGCGGCCGGTAATCCTTTGTATGACAATTTCTACTATATTTTCCCCGACCGCCGGATGCCCGACCAATACGACCGCACTTTGCGCGAAATCTTCCCTGATCAGCATCCGGGCGGTTTCTCGCAATTGGAAGACGGGCGTTGGGTATGGACGACCTTTAATTCCTTCCAATGGGATTTGAACTACAGCAATCCTTGGGTGTTCAACGCCATGGCAGGGGAGATGATGTTCTTGGCCAATTTGGGCGTGGATATTCTGCGCATGGACGCGGTGGCCTTCATTTGGAAACAGATAGGCACCCCCTGCGAAAGCCTGCCGCAAGCGCATGCCTTGATTCGTGCGTTTAATGCTGTGATGCGCATCGCCGCGCCGGGTGTGTTCTTCAAATCCGAAGCCATCGTCCACCCTGATGAAGTAGTGCAATACATCGGGCAAAACGAATGTCAAATCGGCTACAACCCATTGCAAATGGCCTTGTTGTGGAACACCTTGGCCACGCGTGAAGTGAACTTGCTGCATCATGCATTGACCTATCGCCACAATCTGCCGGAACACACTGCCTGGGTGAACTATGTACGCAGCCATGACGACATCGGTTGGACATTTGCCGACGAAGATGCCGGCCAATTCGGTATTCACGGCTATGACCACCGCCAATTCCTCAACCGTTTCTTTGTCAATCATTACGACGGCAGCTTTGCCCGTGGCGAGCCGTTCCAATACAACCCGACCACCGGCGATTGCCGCGTAAGCGGTACGGCGGCGGCTTTAGTCGGTTTGGCGCAAAACGATCCGTTTGCTGTTGACCGTTTGAAACTGCTCTACAGCATCGTGATGAGTACCGGCGGCTTACCGTTGATTTATCTGGGTGATGAAGTCGGTACCTTAAACGATACCGGTTGGGCGCATGATGAAAACAAACGCGACGACAGCCGTTGGGCGCACCGTCCGCGTTACAACGAAGAATTGTATAACCGGCGCCACGACGAATCGACCGCCGCGGGTCAAATCTACCAAGGTTTGCGCCACATGATTGAGATTCGCCAAAACAATCCGCGTTTTGACGGTGGCCGTTTGGTGACATTCTACACCCATAATAAACACGTTATCGGCTACATCCGCAACAATGCGCTTTTGGTCTTTGCCAACTTCAGCGAATTCCCTCAAACCATTACTGCGCACGCGTTGCAGGCAATGCCGTTCCAAGCTGAAGATTTAATCGGCGGCGAAACCGTGAAATTGAACCAAGACTTGGAATTGCGTCCGTATCAAGTGATGTGGTTGGAAATCGCATAGTGCTTTAAATTTGCTTGAAGCTATTTGAAGGCCGTCTGAAAACTTGTTTTTCAGACGGCCTTTTTATATGGTTTTCAGGTAAAATACCGCCTTTGCGCTTAGCCATCTCGATATAGGGTTCTCATGATTGAATTAAAAAACCTGACCTTACAACGCGGCTTGAAAGTGTTGCTGGATAAAGCCGGTGTTACCATCAACCCCAATCAGCGCGTGGGCTTGATCGGTAAAAACGGTACGGGTAAATCGAGTCTGTTTGCGTTGATTAAAGGCGAAATCAGTCAGGAGGGCGGCGATATTCTGATTCCGCGCACATGGAAGCTGGCTGCCGTGGCGCAGGAAACACCGGCTTTGGAAACATCGGCGCTGGATTATGTGTTGCAGGGCGATACGGAACTGCAAATGTTTCAGACGGCCTTAAGCCAAGCCGAAGTTCAAAACGACGGCATGAAGCAGGCCGAGTATCATGCCAAGTTGGAAGAAATTGATGCCTACGCCGCACCGGCCCGCGCAGCCAAATTATTGAGCGGCTTGGGTTTTTCGCAAGAAGAATACGCCAAGCCGGTGAAAGCGTTTTCCGGCGGTTGGCGGATGCGCCTCAATTTGGCGCAAGCCTTGATGCGCCGTGCCGATTTGCTGCTGCTTGACGAGCCGACCAACCACTTGGATTTGGAAACTGTGTTGTGGCTGGAAAACCATTTGGCCAATCTGCCGTGTACGCAAATCATCATTTCGCACGACCGCGATTTTCTCAATGCTACCACCACGCAAACGATTGAACTATCAAATCAAAAATTAACCCAATACGGCGGCAATTACGATTTTTACCAAAACGAGCGCGCCCGGCGTTTGGTGCAGCAGCAAGCTGCGTATGTGAAGCAGCAGACACAAATCAAGCATTTGCAGTCGTTTATCGACCGCTTCAAAGCCAAAGCCACCAAAGCGACGCAGGCGCAAAGCCGCATGAAAGCCTTGGCAAAATTGGAACGCATCGCGCCTGCACATTTAGACAGCGGGTTTTCGTTTGAATTTGAAAGCCCGGTGCATTTGCCTAATCCTTTGTTGAAATTGGATAAAGCGGATTTGGGTTATGGCGGCAACGTCATGCTGCATGATTTGAGTTTATCACTGGAAAGCGGGGCGCGCTATGGTTTGCTGGGTGTCAACGGCAGCGGTAAATCGACGTTTATCAAGGCATTGGCAGGCGAACTGGATTTGCTTTCCGGCCGGATTGTGCGCTCGGAAAAACTCAATATCGGCTATTTTGCGCAACATCAGCTGGATACGTTGCGTAACGACCAAAGCCCGATTTGGCATATTCAGCAGCTTTCGCCGGAAGTACGCGAGCAGGAAATCCGCAATTTTTTGGGCGGTTTCAACTTTGTCGGCGACATGGCTTTGCAGAAAATCGAGCCGTTTTCCGGCGGCGAGAAAGCGCGTTTGGCTTTGGCGGTGATTGTGTGGCAAAAGCCGAATCTGCTTTTGCTTGACGAGCCGACCAACCATTTGGATTTGGACATGCGCCACGCATTGACTTTGGCTTTGCAGAGTTTCCAAGGTGCATTGATTGTGGTGTCGCATGACCGCAGTTTGCTCGAAGCCGCGACTGACGGTTTCTTATTAATTGACAAAGGCTGTCTGAATCCGTTTGACGGCGATTTGAATGATTACCGCCAATGGCGTTTGGCGCAGGAAAATGCTGCTGCCGCACCGGCCGCATCCGCGCAATCGCAAAACCGTAAAGACACCAAGCGCATTGAAGCGCAAATCCGTCAGGAAAAAGCCAAGCGTGGCAAGCCGGTTCGGCAGAAAATCGACAAAGCGGAAAAAGAAATTGCCAAGCTGACTGAAATTCAGACGGCCTGTGAAGCATTTTTGGCACAAGAAGCTGCGTATTCCGATGAAAACAAAGCCAAATTGCAGGAAACGCTCACGCAATTGGCTGAAACTAAAGTAAAATTAAACGAATTGGAAGAAAATTGGCTGCTTTGGCAGGAAGAGTTGGAAGAGATTTTGACTCAGATTGAGGCCGAGTTTGCATGAATTGCTCCATCTTAAATAATAAAAAGGCCGTCTGAAAAATCATAGCAAGATTTTTTGAAATAAATCGTTTAGATGATTTTTACCGCCGGCCGGCCAAACGCACATTGTCCCACTCACTTTAAATCGTCACCATGCCGTCTGAAAAGCATGGCTTGGTGTTTCAGAATGAACATGAAATACTTTGCTTTAAACACATTTGCCGCCGTTATCGCGTTTTCAAGCTTCGCAGCAGAAGCCGGTAAAATCTATACCTGCGAAATCAACGGCACGGTCGTCTATACATCGCACCGGTCGGGCGGCTGCCATGCGCCTGATTTGCCGCCGATTGGCCGATACAGCAGCGCGCGTTACGATGCGCCTGAAATGGCGGCTACACCTGAACCCCAACGGAAGGCGGCTAAAGCTGCCAATAATACCAAGCGTGATCCAAGTAAAACAGTGGGCGCCAAAGAGAAAACACCGGTGGCGCCGATTCGTCCGACCACGCCATCTGTTGCCTCGCCCGCGTCTAAGCCTGCTGCCGGCAACAGCCGCCGTGCCATTTTGGAAACCGAATTGAGCAACGAGCGTAGGGCGTTGTCCGAAGCACAAAAATCTTTAGCACAAGCGCGCGCAGTGAAGGGCGGTATCATCGACCGTCAGCAAATTAAAGATCTGGAAGGATCGGTACTCGACCGTCAACAAAACATTCAAGCCCTACAACGCGAATTGGGGCGCATGTAAGGTTGGGTTGGGCCGTCTAATGATTTAATATGGATCAATGAATGCAGCATTATAGGAGCGAAATAATGCAGAAGCCATTTTTCAGACAAACAGTTTTGCTCCTGTTGCTGATATTCATTGTTCAAACGGTGTCATTTTTGCCCGTTCGGTGTAATAAGCATCGGGATATTGTTCGACATCCTGAAACAGTGCTTCTTTTGTGATTTTTAGGGGTTTTCTGTCTTTGGGATAGCCTTTGGGGATTGGATTCTTTTTCCATGAGCGGGTTTGGCTAAGGCGAGGTTGCGGAAGCCTGCTGAATAGGTCATGAAGGAGATTGTGATTTATATTGAGTGGGTTGACGATAGCGGCGCAGGCGGTGCAGGCGCCGTCTTTGTATTGGCTGGGTTTGAGTGTGTGGAAAGATTGGGCGAGCTGTCAGGCGGCTTCGGGCGATAAATTGCCCATGCGGTAAACAAATTTTCCATGTTGATTTTCTTCTGAATTTTGTTCTTTGGAATAGCCTGATGCTTGCGGCAACGGCTAATCGGCATATTATCGTTGCTTTTCGATTAATCAATTATTTTTGTAGTCGGATATTTATGATTTTGACGAAATTAAGCCGTCCGAACACAAAAAAGCAGGATTCTTTTGCTGAAGAATCCTGCTGATAATTTCTTTTAAGCTAAAAGGTTCAGTGTGGTTTATGTTCGCTGTTGTCTTTACCGTTGGTATTGCCATTGCTTGGTATCTGCACCGGATACACCAATTGCAGCGGATTGGTCTTGACTTGTGTCCACACGTTTTTGATCAGGTTCGGCATGCTGCTGATTTCGGTGCCGCGTGAGCGTAGGGCGACGTATAAAGCCAAAACAAAGCTGACAATCAGGTTTACCGTGCCGATGGCTAACACGCCAATCATGCCGTAGATGAACGCGGCCGCGCCGATATTACCGCTCACCGCTGCATAGCCCAAGTTGGCCGAAGAGAAAGCGACATGGCGGATGTCGAGCGGCAGGTTAAAGAGGTGGCCGAAAAAGCCGGTCATGCCCAATAACATACCGAAAATAAAATTGCCCATCAGCGAGCCGTAATGATTATGCATGTATTCGGCAAAGTGTTTGCGCAAGGCGGCAGGCATGATTTTGCGTAAAAACGGATTCACAGTCAGGCGGTTGCGCAAATCGAGATAGTCGGAACGGTTGTCAAAAAAGCCGGCGATAATCCCCGAGCAAAACAGCCATACACCGGCAATGGCGGCGTACCATAGTGTCGGCCGGGTGAAGATATCAATTGATTTTAATTGATAGGCCACGCTTTGTTCGCTTAATAAAGGCTGCTGATTGCTGCTGATAAAAGCCGCCGAAATTACACCGGCCAATAAAATCGCCACCACCACATTGCCGAACACGGCCACACTTTGCGAGCGGCACACGTCAATCAACAGTTTGGCCAATTTATTGTCGACTGCGCGACCGCGTTCGTTTAAATCGACTTTTTCGGCAAAGCGCGCAGCGGTCATGGCGGGCTGCTTGGTGGCGACGGTGAAATGCAGCATATGGATAATCATAAAGCCTATGCCGTAATTCAGACCGGATAATACGGACGTAAGAAATTCGCTGTAGCCCAGTGTGCCGATGTGGATTTTATTCAGCGCCATCAGGGCGATAATCACGCCGCCGCCGGCCGCCGAGTAGAGCATACTCATGTATTCTTTGCGATCGCGTGTGATGTAGTGTTCGCCGTGGTTGCTGGTATTTTCGGTGATGCTGCGTGCCAGCATGCGGATGCTGCTGCGGCGTAATTCGCGCGTGCTGTATTGGCCGACAGCAGCATTAATCAGGTCATTCATCAACACGATGGTCAAACGCGTGCGCTGATGCGGTTGGGTTTGAATGTTGGTTAAAAGTTTCAGGCGGTCTAAGGTTTGCTGCAAACGCCCCAATAAATGCGCTACTTTGACTGATGAGCCGGAGCCTGCGCCGGTGCCGCGACGGGCTAGGTATTCTACTTGCTTGATGCATTGGTCGAACATGACTTCCAAATGTGCCGTATCGTAAGGCGTGGTTTCGATACGGTAATGCTCAATCAGCTTGGCCATTTCGCGTTGCAAGGCCACAAAAGGCGAATCGGAATGCAGCAAGCGCGGCGCAATGCGCACCAGTTCCGGCTCGATGGCTTCGGATGCGATCCAAAGCGAAAGCATTTCCATCGAGCGCAGCAATGAATCGGTCAGCTTGCGTTGCACGCTTTGCAGCAAGGCCGGATCGGCGTGCTCTTCAATCAGCTCGTATAAAGCCAGCCATTGGCGCAGACTGAGGGTTTGCAGCCATTTTTCATCATTTTGGGTATGAAAAAGATAGAGAAAAACTTCTAATAAGTTACTGAAATCTTTGAAAGACGGACTGAATCGCTCGTAAATTCGGCTGCTGATTTCGCGGATAAAGCTGTCGCGGGAAAATAGGCCTAGTTTGATGAGCGCAGGGTAAACGTGTACTTTTTCCAACCAAATGTAAAAGCGTTGGCTGAATTTGCGGGCTAAATCCGGATTGTTTTTCAGCGTGGCAATGATTAAATCAAAACGCTGTGATGCTTGTTTTCTACCGCCGCTGCGCAAAAATTTGATGATTGCGTTGAGAATCAACACAAATTCTTTGCTTTCGAGCGCTTCGTTAAGCTGTGTGTGCAGGTTTTGGGTAGTGAATTTTTTCATTGGGTGCTTTCCATAAAAATATGGGCTTAATGAATATTGCTTGAGATGGATAACACAAGACTTTGATTTTTTATGTATAGTAAGATTTTTCGCGCGGATG is a window of Neisseria yangbaofengii DNA encoding:
- a CDS encoding site-specific recombinase, with the protein product MKKFTTQNLHTQLNEALESKEFVLILNAIIKFLRSGGRKQASQRFDLIIATLKNNPDLARKFSQRFYIWLEKVHVYPALIKLGLFSRDSFIREISSRIYERFSPSFKDFSNLLEVFLYLFHTQNDEKWLQTLSLRQWLALYELIEEHADPALLQSVQRKLTDSLLRSMEMLSLWIASEAIEPELVRIAPRLLHSDSPFVALQREMAKLIEHYRIETTPYDTAHLEVMFDQCIKQVEYLARRGTGAGSGSSVKVAHLLGRLQQTLDRLKLLTNIQTQPHQRTRLTIVLMNDLINAAVGQYSTRELRRSSIRMLARSITENTSNHGEHYITRDRKEYMSMLYSAAGGGVIIALMALNKIHIGTLGYSEFLTSVLSGLNYGIGFMIIHMLHFTVATKQPAMTAARFAEKVDLNERGRAVDNKLAKLLIDVCRSQSVAVFGNVVVAILLAGVISAAFISSNQQPLLSEQSVAYQLKSIDIFTRPTLWYAAIAGVWLFCSGIIAGFFDNRSDYLDLRNRLTVNPFLRKIMPAALRKHFAEYMHNHYGSLMGNFIFGMLLGMTGFFGHLFNLPLDIRHVAFSSANLGYAAVSGNIGAAAFIYGMIGVLAIGTVNLIVSFVLALYVALRSRGTEISSMPNLIKNVWTQVKTNPLQLVYPVQIPSNGNTNGKDNSEHKPH